The Lacipirellula parvula genome window below encodes:
- a CDS encoding sigma-70 family RNA polymerase sigma factor, which yields MDAKGVFEILVREHAGMLRVYLRSAVADQAAVDDLFQETMLTAWRLIDRFDSSRPFGPWLRGIAAKLVLAWRRKHATDPRLCDAAALEQLDVRMSEVQRLPGDTLDEKLDALRRCVAALPEQYQATLDGRFREQLSPPEIAATLQLNLETVKKRLQRARALLLECMLGKLAALEAEG from the coding sequence ATGGACGCGAAGGGCGTATTCGAGATTCTGGTTCGCGAGCATGCTGGCATGCTCCGCGTCTATTTGCGATCGGCGGTGGCCGATCAGGCGGCGGTCGACGATTTGTTTCAGGAGACGATGCTGACCGCGTGGCGGCTGATCGATCGCTTTGATTCGAGCCGCCCCTTCGGCCCCTGGCTGCGCGGAATTGCGGCGAAGCTGGTGCTCGCCTGGCGGCGGAAGCACGCGACCGATCCGCGACTGTGCGACGCCGCGGCACTCGAGCAACTCGATGTGCGGATGAGCGAAGTGCAGCGTCTGCCGGGCGACACGCTCGATGAAAAGCTCGACGCGCTGCGGCGGTGCGTCGCCGCGCTGCCTGAACAGTACCAGGCGACGCTCGACGGGCGCTTTCGCGAACAGCTTTCGCCGCCGGAGATCGCCGCAACGCTGCAGCTCAACCTGGAGACGGTGAAGAAGCGTTTGCAGCGAGCGCGAGCGCTGCTGCTGGAGTGCATGCTCGGCAAGCTGGCGGCGCTGGAGGCGGAAGGATGA